The sequence TCATACAGGTCACTTCATGATGGAACTTAATTTTTTCGTACAGCTCAAATTCTTTCGCACAATTTTTTAAGTAAGTAAAGATCTCAGGTTGCGGGGAAAATTTCCTACTCCAATTTGCGTTTGGGATAAAGGAGAGCGAATATAAATGTGACTGTACATCACAGGCACAACCGGGGTACTGATTATCGCGCCATACCCCACCGACATCATCACTTCTTTCTAGCAGTATAAAATCTCCCTCGCCAGCTTGCTTTAAACGTATCGCACTAGCAAGTCCTGCAAATCCTGTACCAATTATAATTATATTGTAAGCGATTTTATTTTGTTGAATTTTTTTCACCCCACTTAATCAGTATTATAAAGTGTGGATATCATGATCATACGCCTTTTCATAAATGTATTATGACTATTGGAAATATATGACTCTTTTCATATAAACAGGCATCTAATAGAAAAAGGCCCAAATCTATTTATCGCACATTGATTCATGGGCCTTTGTTAATAATGTAAATGACCGATTTATGAGATTTTAACCTAAAATGTGCGTCTATAGCACTTCTAGATGACCATTTTATCCCTTTTTACTGCGATTTGAGCATCTAGAACCCTTCTAGATGAACTTCACAACCTTTTTCACCGTGATTTGGGCGTCTATTCCCCTTTTAAATGACCATTTTACCAAATTTCTTAGCAATTTGGGCGTCTATCCATCTTCTAAATGACCGTTTTGCAGAGTTTTTATCTACATTTGGTATCTACACCTATTCTTTGAAGCTGTTAAACTGAGACTTTCGCTTTTTCTCTTAAATCGTTGCACCGTTATTCAATACTAACAAATACTTGATACATATTTCTTCCCGATTTTTTTGCTTGATATAGTGCAAGGTCCGCATGTTTTAATAAAAGCTTCTTATTTGAATGATACTGTTGATAGAAGGCAATTCCTATACTTGAGGTGGTCGTGAATTTTTTCCCAGCAAATGTCCACTCTTGTTGCAATGAGCGAATAATGTTATTTGCAATCTGAACTGCTTCTTGATTATTGTGTAAGTTTGGTAGAAGAACAATAAACTCATCCCCACCTAATCTAGCTAGTACATCATCTTTGCGTAAACAACTTTGGACTCGCTTCGTAAATCCAATTAACAACTGGTCACCAATATCGTGCCCCATCGTATCATTAATTGACTTAAAATGATCTAAATCTAACATCATAACAGCAAGCTTTGAACCATCCTTTTTCGCTTGCTCCATTTCTTTACGTAGCCTTTTGTAAAAACCTATTCGATTTAACACACCTGTTACAGAGTCATGTAGGGCATAATGTTTTAACTTCTGTTCATATATTTTCCTATTATTAATTTCTCTTTCTACAAAGATAATCCGGTCAACTTCAGCTGTTTCATTCAAAATCGGCGTTCCTATGGCATGAAACCAGATCACTTCCCCTTTATCATTATATCTCCTGAAATCAATCGCCGCTGATTTACGACTGCTATTGATTTTTTCTATCGCACTTTCCACAACTTCAATATCATCTCTATAAACGGAGGTTAGAATCGACTTACCTAATATTTCTTTAGGCTGAATTCCAAGTAAATCTTTATGAGAAGGATATATATATTGGACAATACCTTTACAATCAATGACTTTAATAAGATCACTTGAATTTTCTGTAATTACTCGATATTTCTCCTCACTCTTCTCCAATTCTTTAATTACTTTTGCATGTTCAGTCACGTCTTTATAAATAGCAATCGCGACACTCCACTTCCCATCTATACTAAAAATAGGTGAGTATGAGGCGAGTACATCAATGATTTTACCATCTTTCGTATTACGTTGTGTTTTATATGAAGGAATCGCTTTCCCACTTTTTACTGTTGCAACAATATCGGCAACTCTTTGTTTATTTCCATCAGGAATCATTTCGAGGATTGATTCGTGAAAAATCTCTTCCTTTTTCCAACCAAATAGTTTTTCATACGCAATATTTACATCAATAATTTTTCCTTTATCATCAAATACATACATTGGATCAGCGGTTCGGTTCCATAATAGTTCTATATGTTTTGCCAGTTGTTGCAATTTACTTTCTTTTTCTTTTTCTTCCGTAACATCACGAACTAAAGAAAATATATATGTACACTTTCCTTGCTCATTAAACACCGGTGTCACGGTTGTTTTAAAATAGGCAGTTTTTTGTAAATCACTACGGAAAGGTATCTCTACTTTCTCTTCATAAGTAACTGGCTTTTTATTATAAATAGCCTCATCATATTTTACCTGTATATTTGAAAAAACCTCTTCAGGTAGACATTCACGAATTAACTTTCCAAAAGCATCCACTGTTAACCCAATTTTTTCATTTGCAGCTTCATTAATAAATACATATCGATATTGATTAAGTTGATCGACGTTAATTAGAAAGACCATATCAGACATACTATTAAATATTTGATAAAATAACTCAAAATAATAATCACCATCGTGTATAGTATGATTATTGAACATTTTTTAACCTCATTTCATAAATGATTTGTATTAAAATTTGTGGTGATAAATGCAATTAGGTTAAAAAATTCCAGTCAGTCTAATAGCAATTTGATTATATACAAACGAAATGTTACATAGAACTAGTAAGAAAATGATGATTTATATTTGAACATGGTGACAATTTGAGTGCATATGTATATGCTATTTTAATATAATAGAATCACCGCTTACAGTGGGAAATATTGGGGAAACCTAGTAAAAAATGCTTATTTTCAGAAGGGGATAAGTTTCATATAGCTTTCATCTAAAAAATATCGGTCAAGGCGGAAATATACTCCCGCCTCCTGTTTTTATTAAGAGTCGTTATAACGAGTAAATTTCTTTCAGTATCGATTGAATTGAAGCTAATTCCATCTTTGTTTGCGTAGGGTTTTTCTCTTCAATTGCAGCACATAACCGGTTAATACTCTCGTATAAATCTTCATACTCACCTTCATCGCCAATCATTTGTAACTTCCATTTATTTGATGAATAGGACTTAAGTAAACGATCTCCATTATTTTTCGCCTTTTCCCAATCATTCTCATTTATTGCTTGTTCAATAATTTGGATATTCCCTTTAAATTCATCTCTTCCTATGGCATGTGAGCAGCCAGAAAGAATGAGTATAAAAAATAATAAAAACGATACCCTCTTTATCATTTCTTGATATCACTCCTCGTTTTGAATAGTTACTTCTATATTTCCCCATAATAATGGAGATTACCCAATAGCTTGGAGGTATCTCAAAGTGCCAGAATATATTATTATCCTTATTCGTTCAGTTATCTCTTTTATATTGTTACTCTTTTTAACAAGATTTATGGGAAAAAGGCAAATTTCGCATCTAACTTTTTTTGATTACTGTGTTGGCATTACCATTGGATCCATTGCAGCGGAAATGTCTGTAGATCAAAATGTGAAAATCTTTAATGGGATCATTTCACTCGCTGTATGGGGCTTGTTTCCAGTTATTTTAGCTTTAGTTGGTATAAAGTCTCGGGGTTTTCAGCGTCTTACAGATGGAAGACCTGCAATTATTATTAAAAATGGGGAAATCCTCGAGGAAAGTATGAAAAAGAACCAAATTACAATTGATGAATTAATGTTGTTGCTAAGAGAAAAAGACATTTTTAATGTTTCTGATGTAGAAATGGCCGTTTTGGAAACGAATGGGGGACTGAGTATTATGAAAAAAACTTCACAAGAGCCGGTCACACCACAAATGTTGAAAATGATACTAAAGCAGGAATCAGCCCCCACCTTGTTAATTGTTGATGGGCAAATTTTACATAAAAATTTATCTACTTTGGGGTATTCGGAAGAGTGGTTACTTGAAGAGGTTCAAAAACAAGGTGCCTCCAGTGTCGCTGACGTTTTCGTTGCACAAATAGATTCCAATCATCAGCTTTATGTTGATTTGTTTAATGATAAGAACCAAAATTAATTTCATTCATATTGCCGCCTTCTGTTTTGAAAAGGTGGCTTTTTTAAAATTAACTTGCATTACAAGATATATAAAGTTATACTAATTATACAATTACCTTGCAATACAATATATATAATTCCCATTTACCTTGTATTACAAGATACAGAAAAAGGAGGGAAAAATTTGTCATCAACACAAATGCTAAAGGGGATAATTGATGGATGTTTACTAGCTATTATAAAAAATAAAGAAGTGTACGGATATGAATTGGCACAGAAGCTGGGTAATTATGGATTTGAATCCTTTAGCGAAGGCACAATTTATCCATTATTAATGCGGATGCAAAAGGAAGAATTAGTTACATCAACATTAAGAAAATCAACAGCGGGACCAAAAAGAAAATATTACTCACTAACTACCAAGGGGGAGCTGGAATTAAAGAAATTCGTTGAACGTTGGACTGTTCTGCAAAACAATGTTAACAGAGTGTTAGATTATGAGTCAGATACAAAGGTTACAAAAGGGGATGAGATGAATGAAGAATGAATTACAACTTTCAAAAAAGAGCCAAGTTTTTTTGGAAAATTTGCGTTTATACTTATTTTCGAACGGAAAAAAGTCGGATGAAATTGAAGATATTGTAAGAGAGTTGGAAATCCATTTAACAGAAGCCGAAAAACACGGTAAACCTATTGAAAAAATTATTGGTAAATCACCAAAAGAGTATATGAAAATGGTTTCTAATGAAATGATGATTGACTATCGAACATGGTTCAAATTCATTTGCATAATCATTTTCGGTTCCTTTTTAATTACGATGTTCCCTAATTTATTAGAAGGAAATCTTTCCTACACCATCTTGGAAATCATCGGCCACATCGTAATTGCTACAATTTTTATTTTCTCTATATTTACAGGCTTTAAATATATTTCTACAGTCAGTGATTCATCTATTGGTAAACAAATAATGGTATTAGTTGGTATAGCGTTACTGCCCATCGCTCTTTTTGTCGGTTTAATTTTTCTAAATAAAGCCATTGATACTCCCATTATTCATTTCAGCAATACAGTAAGCATAATCATTGGTCTACTTACAGCACTATTTATAATAGGTGTATCTATTTGGGCAAAAACATGGACATTCATTATTATCTTAACATTATTAACATTGCCAGATTATTTACTTAATCAAATGTCCTTGCAATATGAAACAAAACTCATCTTAAGTACGTTAATAACCTTTGGTGGAATTGCATTTTACCTTTGGCTTTTATCTAAGTTGGAAAAAGGTAAGTGAAGATATCCAATTCGATGATAACTCGTAGGGTATTTTATCAAAACCCTAATTAATTCAAGGTACCAAGGGCAGTTAATTTTTTCAAAAAACTAGAAGGAAACAGTAACTATCAATAACACAATATATTATGCATTCAAACTTCATGTATGGAGGAGAGAGCCAATTTCTTCTCTATGCACTTTTCTCCGTTTGTACGAAAAATAAAGTGATTTTCCAAGCTTATCAGCGAGCTGGAGTAAAAGAATATTGAATTGTGGACCCAGCGAATGAACAAGCTGAAGTTTATTAATTGGAAAAACGGCTTATGAAATCTTTACAACAAAACGATTTGATAATTGTATACGTTTTAAAAGATTTAACAATAAAGTTAAAAAAAATATTTTCATCATTAATAAAGACACTCCCCCCGCGTTATGTGGGGTTTCTATTCCCGTGTTAGCGAAAAAACAATCAATAGTGGGGATATCCTATCCTGATAGAGACACCGTACGAGAGCAAGAAATCTTAGAAAAAAGGTTGGAACAAAATTAAGAATAGTAAAAGGATATGATGGTAAAATATGGACAGCATTTCCAGTAAAATAACTTTTGAATACAATTTTGTAGTTGATAAAGGAATTATTTCAAATAAAGATAAAAGTGATATTTCTACTATATTAGCGATAGATGCTACATTCAGGATAAATATTAATAATGAATTATACTTTGAAACAGAACTTGCTATCTTGGAATTCTATAAAGCACTATACAAGTGGAAAGAGCGGATTACAGAAGATTATATCCCAGAATTCCATTATTATACAATTGAATATGCCGATTATGAAGAAGGTGCTATTCTGTCTCTAATTCCATTTTCAAATAAGGCAAGAGTGAAATCCATTTGGGCAGAACAAGATTTGTATAATATTTTTGATTTAGACTATATCGCGAGGGAATTTTCTAAATTAGAGCAAAATTTAAAACAAGATATAGAAGATTACTTTGGTATCAAATTAAAAAAGTTTATAAAACATATCCCTTTGATGGAAGGCCCTTATATGGATGATGAATAGCATTAAACCAATTTTTTTAGCATTTTTCCACCTTTTTTCGAATGTTAAAATAGAAATATCCTGAGTTTATAGGGAAGAAATTGGTAAACCATTTTAGGCTAAAATTTTACATAAAAAGATACCCTCGATATGTTTCCATAGACACACATCGAAGGTTAA comes from Bacillus andreraoultii and encodes:
- a CDS encoding diguanylate cyclase domain-containing protein translates to MFNNHTIHDGDYYFELFYQIFNSMSDMVFLINVDQLNQYRYVFINEAANEKIGLTVDAFGKLIRECLPEEVFSNIQVKYDEAIYNKKPVTYEEKVEIPFRSDLQKTAYFKTTVTPVFNEQGKCTYIFSLVRDVTEEKEKESKLQQLAKHIELLWNRTADPMYVFDDKGKIIDVNIAYEKLFGWKKEEIFHESILEMIPDGNKQRVADIVATVKSGKAIPSYKTQRNTKDGKIIDVLASYSPIFSIDGKWSVAIAIYKDVTEHAKVIKELEKSEEKYRVITENSSDLIKVIDCKGIVQYIYPSHKDLLGIQPKEILGKSILTSVYRDDIEVVESAIEKINSSRKSAAIDFRRYNDKGEVIWFHAIGTPILNETAEVDRIIFVEREINNRKIYEQKLKHYALHDSVTGVLNRIGFYKRLRKEMEQAKKDGSKLAVMMLDLDHFKSINDTMGHDIGDQLLIGFTKRVQSCLRKDDVLARLGGDEFIVLLPNLHNNQEAVQIANNIIRSLQQEWTFAGKKFTTTSSIGIAFYQQYHSNKKLLLKHADLALYQAKKSGRNMYQVFVSIE
- a CDS encoding DUF4363 family protein, which codes for MIKRVSFLLFFILILSGCSHAIGRDEFKGNIQIIEQAINENDWEKAKNNGDRLLKSYSSNKWKLQMIGDEGEYEDLYESINRLCAAIEEKNPTQTKMELASIQSILKEIYSL
- a CDS encoding YetF domain-containing protein — its product is MPEYIIILIRSVISFILLLFLTRFMGKRQISHLTFFDYCVGITIGSIAAEMSVDQNVKIFNGIISLAVWGLFPVILALVGIKSRGFQRLTDGRPAIIIKNGEILEESMKKNQITIDELMLLLREKDIFNVSDVEMAVLETNGGLSIMKKTSQEPVTPQMLKMILKQESAPTLLIVDGQILHKNLSTLGYSEEWLLEEVQKQGASSVADVFVAQIDSNHQLYVDLFNDKNQN
- a CDS encoding PadR family transcriptional regulator: MLKGIIDGCLLAIIKNKEVYGYELAQKLGNYGFESFSEGTIYPLLMRMQKEELVTSTLRKSTAGPKRKYYSLTTKGELELKKFVERWTVLQNNVNRVLDYESDTKVTKGDEMNEE
- a CDS encoding HAAS domain-containing protein; amino-acid sequence: MKNELQLSKKSQVFLENLRLYLFSNGKKSDEIEDIVRELEIHLTEAEKHGKPIEKIIGKSPKEYMKMVSNEMMIDYRTWFKFICIIIFGSFLITMFPNLLEGNLSYTILEIIGHIVIATIFIFSIFTGFKYISTVSDSSIGKQIMVLVGIALLPIALFVGLIFLNKAIDTPIIHFSNTVSIIIGLLTALFIIGVSIWAKTWTFIIILTLLTLPDYLLNQMSLQYETKLILSTLITFGGIAFYLWLLSKLEKGK
- a CDS encoding DUF7878 domain-containing protein, with translation MDSISSKITFEYNFVVDKGIISNKDKSDISTILAIDATFRININNELYFETELAILEFYKALYKWKERITEDYIPEFHYYTIEYADYEEGAILSLIPFSNKARVKSIWAEQDLYNIFDLDYIAREFSKLEQNLKQDIEDYFGIKLKKFIKHIPLMEGPYMDDE